The window CCAATGTGGTTATTGCCAACCAGGACAAATCATGAACGCGGCAGCCCTTTTGAAGAAAAACCCTCATCCAAACGAAACGGAAATCGTCGATGCTATGCGTGGAAACATTTGCCGCTGTGGGACGTATAACCGTATTAAATCTGCTATTACAACTGTAGCGAAAGGATAAACCATGGGACTTACTCGAAGAGATTTTTTAAAACACAGCTCCTTTGTAGCTTCGGCATTTTTATTGAGTTTTGGCATTCCTCTCAAAGCGAGAGCTCAGATGATAGACAATGGCGCATCTGAGCCAATGGCTTTTATACAGATTACGAAAAAAAATGAAATAACCTTTTTTCTGCCTCAAGCAGAGATGGGACAAGGGGCTTATACGGTTCTTGCGATGTGTATCGCCGATGAGTTGGATGCCAAATGGGAAGATATCTTTTTTGAACCAGCGCCTGTTAAAGAGATATTCAATATCCCCGGTATGCCAATGATGCTCACAGGCGGGTCAAATTCTGTAAGAGCACGACATCTTCAAATGCGCCAAATTGGTGCATCCATTCGCGCAATGCTTAAAAGTGCCGCTGCGAAGTATTGGAAGATTTCTGCTGATTTGATTCAGACAAAAAATGCTACTTTGACAAATACCAAAACGAAAGAATCTTTACCGTATGGCTTTTTTGTTGATGTAATTAAAGTAATGAAAGTGCCTGAAAAAGTGACACTTAAAGAAAATTCTGAACTTTCTTTGATTGGTAAACCAACCAAACGTCACCCGAAAGAAGCATGGGCAAAAGTGACAGGTCATGCACAATTTGGTATTGATGTACGACTACCACATATGAAATATGCTGCTTTAATTCATCCACGTGTTTTTGGTGCAACCCTGAAAAGTTTTGATGCTACAGCAGCCCTTAAAAAGCCCGGTATTTTAAAAGTCAAACAACTCGCAAATAATAAGATCGCGATTATTGCCGAAAAATGGTGGCAAGCAAAAGAGGTGATCAATGATGTTGTTGTTGAGTGGAATGAAGGGGCTTTTGCAAAAATAAGCTCGGAAGATTTAGCCAAAGAGTATGAAAGTTATTTGGACAAAGAGTGCTTACCTATGCGCAAAGATGGCAATATTGAAGAAGCTTTTGCAAATGCACATAAAGTGGTCAAAGCTAATTTTAAATTCCCTTTTCTTGCGCATGCCGCAATGGAGCCTTTAAACTGTACGGTGCATCATCAAAAAGATAGCGCTTTTATGAGCATGGGTGGACAGTTTCAAACGTTGTACCGCAATAAATGTGCGGAAACCTACCAATTGCCTCCTGAAAAAGTTCAATACTACAATAACTATTTAGGCAGTAGTTTTGGCAGACGTGGTAATCCTCATGCTGATTTTGTGATTGATGCAATTTATGCGGCTCAAAATGAAGCGTGGCCTGTAATGACTTTGTGGAGCAGAGAAGATGACATTAAAATGGGCTCTTATCGTCCAATGTATCGCAATAGCGCTGAGATGGCAATAGACAAAGAGGGTAACATTTTGGGCTTCAAAGCCAAAGTCATTGGTCAATCCATGATCAAAGGAACACTCTTTGAGTCAGTCATGTTTAAAGATGGCATCGACGCAACCCACAAAGAGGGTTTAACGGATCATCACTATAAAGTTGCAAGCCATGATATACAAGGCTTCTGTCCTGATTCTCCG is drawn from Sulfurospirillum arsenophilum NBRC 109478 and contains these coding sequences:
- a CDS encoding xanthine dehydrogenase family protein molybdopterin-binding subunit, which encodes MGLTRRDFLKHSSFVASAFLLSFGIPLKARAQMIDNGASEPMAFIQITKKNEITFFLPQAEMGQGAYTVLAMCIADELDAKWEDIFFEPAPVKEIFNIPGMPMMLTGGSNSVRARHLQMRQIGASIRAMLKSAAAKYWKISADLIQTKNATLTNTKTKESLPYGFFVDVIKVMKVPEKVTLKENSELSLIGKPTKRHPKEAWAKVTGHAQFGIDVRLPHMKYAALIHPRVFGATLKSFDATAALKKPGILKVKQLANNKIAIIAEKWWQAKEVINDVVVEWNEGAFAKISSEDLAKEYESYLDKECLPMRKDGNIEEAFANAHKVVKANFKFPFLAHAAMEPLNCTVHHQKDSAFMSMGGQFQTLYRNKCAETYQLPPEKVQYYNNYLGSSFGRRGNPHADFVIDAIYAAQNEAWPVMTLWSREDDIKMGSYRPMYRNSAEMAIDKEGNILGFKAKVIGQSMIKGTLFESVMFKDGIDATHKEGLTDHHYKVASHDIQGFCPDSPIPLLWLRSVGHTQTGPLVEGIIDQAAVAANMDPIDFRIKNLQNPRFVELLKSVAKQSNWYTRKKNGGYGVAVVESFGSIVAYVAKVKVENSDYKVEKIWAAVDCGLAINPLNVENQIISAINFSIGITKYSEITIKNGEAEQNNFYDYTVATIADAPEIHVEIINSGEKIGGMGEPGVPPLFPAVANALFDATGKRYTSYPIRLS